ACCCAAAAAAATGTCACTGACTTAATAATCCCTCAGCAAAATATCAACACATCAATGTTGATATAATAAGGGtttaaaaaataagatgaaTGTAATAATGATACCACATTGTATGCAAAGGATTTAACATTAATGACAGATACAAGCAGGGAGAATCAGTTGCTACAACTGTAGTGTTACTAGTGTATAAGATAATTGATCTAAGTTAAAAGGAGATGTGAAGTTTCAACCATAGACCTAAAATTGGCTCAGAATCAAGAAGTATCTAGGAGCTAGCTTGACCATTTTCAACAATAAGATGAGGCGTCTAAGCTCTTAATGGGACCAGATCAGGATCCAATTTTCCTAATTAGTTACAAGAGACAAACTTCACAAGGCATGTTAGATTTGTGTAACCAATGGTCTATGAAATTCCCAGAAATAGAAATGCAAGCAGAGTAGAGACAAAACATAGAAAGGCTCTAACAAGTAAACACAATTGATCCAAgcagatttgattttttttcagaaagGCAAAAGCAAAGATTTAGCTTACAAGAGGAGTGTAAATGCCCATGGCAATGTACTGATGAATCTTGCTCCCAACGAACGGAGCAAAGAAGACGTAGAAAGCAAAACCTAAAGCCAAGAACACAGCAACAGCCACCACCTACCCCCAGAAAAGTGAAAAACAAgataaagtttcaaactttcacCTCAATAATCAAAACCAAGATAAAGTGGGAAGATTTGAAGTTACTTGGAGAGGATGGTAAGGGAGTTGCCATCCATGTTTCCTCATTTTCCTTCTAGAATGCTGCAAAAATCCAGATGTAGATCGAAGAAGCTTCAAgtcaaataaacataaaaacttTCCCTTTCTCcactcatctctctctctttctaaaGTAACAAAGAGACttcaaacaaagaagaagagtagAGAGGAAGACATTTGACCAGTGGgggaaaaagtaaaaatatcaaatagaaacaaaaagaaatataaagtaaaaatctTTGTTTGTGGTTTCTTTGATTCTCTCTGTGCCTTCTGTGTAAAGCTTTGAGCTTTGGTTCAGAGATCTAAAGAAGAACCCACCACCAtggatgagagagagagagagagagggaaaagAGTTATAATTAAGAGATGAAAAGGAGTTACCTTTTCTCCAAGGCCTAATCATGTGTCACACTCCTGTTGCTGGCAAATCCAGTAAcacttgttttcttctttcttcttttgttgttAAATTGccatcactctctctctctcatacttccacagtttttttttctttttctttttacttttttaccCACTGATCTTCatatcttttatgtttttaccCCAGTACTTTTTTCTACTTTTGTAGTGATCAAATGAGCATGATTGTAATTAGGTAAAACCTAATGTTTGACATAAACATGTCCTGATGTCCCTCTTCAATCTAAATTATTACAAATGTGGCTTTCTTTGTGTATTTAATTACTGAAGGTCACATTCAATGTTTGTACCCAAAAGACTTTAGTAATGTCTTAAATGCTTGTCTTCCAAACTGGTAGCTACTCTGCACTTTTACAGTGGTTACAAGAAGTCAAGAATTAAGCCGGTTTggtttaagatattttttttaactccaACGAAGTAAGATTATAAATGGTTAGCcctttgacaaaagaaaagaagattttaattttctttttaattataaacatGTAAAGGGaggaatattatttatgtagctCCTATATTGTTCATATTCGAGGCCTGAGAAAATGGAGAGTGACAGAAGATAGCAACCAAGAAAGCGACGGTCGGATGAAGATAAATTAATATGGAATATTATTTTCCCAagggttattttattttgaatttactggtttttttgttaatttttttgaaagttttggcAGATCGTATGTCTCTTCTTATGGTCTTCTCTTGTCAGAAAACGTTGGAAATTTTCtgtataaaaaaagaaagagaaaacacTCTTTTATAATTGGTTACCTTTTTCATTCTGCTTGTCTTAAAAAGATAATTTGGATCGAAAGCCAATGTCTTACATGTctataaaaactaataatatatacgTCGACTTTGCATGCAGATacgaatttttctttttggttttcagttttcacTGATTTTTCTTAGgagtaaaataaaatagttttcttGGGTAAGTGGAAttgctttatttttatttcagaaattCGAAAACACATGTTTCGAATGGGTTCCGACACATTCCAAGAAGTAACCGCCGAAGTCAATACGATATTTTGAAAGATTCAtcttttataaatgaataattttatatttttttactgaaatttttgattttattggtataaaataattatataatttaatgcGAAGGTGAagttttattgaatatttttgtcTCGAACTAgaacttatttttaaaaagccCAATAGATCATTAAAAAGGGACAAAAGGTGTGTGGTGTGGGTGAAGGAGTAAATGTGAAGCATTAAATTCTAAGGACCTCTTTGTGTATGTCGTTTTCCTTgttcatattctttttttttcttggtagAAGAGATCGTAATTTAATAACTCAtcgaagaaagaaagaacacaATGAAGGTAGACAAGCATTCTTTTAAAACTCCCAAAAAAACGTAATTAATAGAGTATAATACTAcggataataaaaataaacaagctGCTCCGCCGAATACGGATAACCATTTATCGAGATATCCGGTCGCAACCAATATTGAACGAAATTTTATACtatactttttaaaaactatagACTTGTTAGTTGTTTTTACGTTAACCGGAGTATGTTCTATGCAAAATCCaacattcatttttaaattcgaacaaaaacatatgatataattttatcagTGACAATATTTCAAACGACTATAGAGAGAATTTAACAATTCAGCATGTAAACtagttttttttagatattaacATCTCTGATATTTATCTACCATTTGGTCTTCTTCTTTTAATGTGCAACTTCAAAAATATCTTTACGAATTCAGTTTTGGTATTAGTGTATTAAAAAGTCAACTCGTTGAAAAAAGAAGTAAATCCCGTGGTAGCAAGGctactataaaaaaaaagagataggACGATATTAACATCTTTTGgcaggaaaaaatattttaaaaattgatgaTGAAATGCAAAATTTGTTTGAATGTTGTTGAAGGAAGGATAAAGGAAATTAGAAAATGGTAGATGGGGGGGGGAGAACGAGAGAGGGACTTGTTCTCATTTGCTTGGGTCTTTTCTTCTAGCCACGTGCACCGTGTCTCTCTACTCTTTCCCGTGACTCAATATTTTTGACTCAATACCTCCCCATTAGGTgtattacaaaaagaaaacatgggGAGAGTTTCGTTCATATTAACTTTATCTCATGCACAAAATAGATTTACAAGACAAAAGTTAATGGAATGTTACTATGCACCGTACTTAAGATGCTTAAAATTGCGAACTGCTGCAATGGAAAGCAAAGTAATACTAGTAGCAATGATAGTAAGAGGTGGGCGCAATTACCACTACTTGATGGGTTATTTGACTAATTAGCGTGCCGCAAAAATAAAAGGTGATTTGTGGAAAGCTCTTTTCGTCCGATCACATACAAACGTTGGACTCatttttggtttgattattAATGCATTTTTCGAAATGTTCAAACATACTACGGTCTCCATATAGTCAAATACGCATATGgctattaaatttatttttactggGCCTAGAGTGGCCCATTTAACCCCATGAAGAAGACAATAAGATGTTCAAAATATCAACTTTGAAACCAGCAAGAGACACCatgtggaagatgaagaacatcAAGTCTGTTCAAATCCACCCAAACAAAGAGTTTTTTCTGTCTGGCAACACTCAAAACGGACACTATCATATCATAGCCCACTCATCGTCAAAGTATAGCTGTAAGGCATAACCACTTATGGAAAGTGTACCTGCCGTTTAAAGGTCGGTCGCATTGTCATGATTTTTCTTACCACACCCCACTACAAAACTTGTATATCTAACATTTTCATTAACTTTGAAAAATACTGGTGAGTTCATACTTCCGGATTTACCAATAAGTAATGAAACCTCGATTAACATACCAACCGGATCATCAACCATCACACCATCCTTGCAGGTCATCTGAACACTCAGCGACGTCGAGTCCACTTGACAAGAGGGATCAGAACCCATAATCAAAATGCATTATTGATTTACCTATGAACACTTAGCCAATTATCATAACACACATATAGTAATATATAGTATAGCTTTGGAACTGTAATAGTAACTTCTCCACAACAAAAACCAAATCAGTAAGATAAGATAAGGTGTGTCTTTGCATGAAACATTGggctttaaattattattatgaagaataagaagaagaaaagaccAAACTTTTCCTTATAAAACATTTGACTCTGTCAAAATGATAATGATAGTATCATCCTCTGTACTAGTAGAGCAGAGGAGAATGCACACTTTATCATTATTGTTACTTGGGAGCAACTTCCTTCAGGGCACACATCTGCTCCTCTCCCATTGCAGACATGACAGACACAACTATATCCTTTCCCTCTTCAAATCCAGACTTGAGCTGCATTCACACACCACAGACCAAATAAATgaaccaattaaatatttaacaatgAACAGTTGGTTTAAGCATGCATGAGATGAGAAAGTAACCTGTGTGAGGAGAGTTTCATCAGTTGGGAGCTTGAGATCATCCTTAGTGCTACCATTGTCAGTAAGAAGGCTGACCTGTAACGTAAACAGCAAGAGAGAAACACAACCAAATTCTAGTTTATGCATGTGGgcaaagtcaaaacaaaaactagACTAATGAAGAATGAAATCATACAAAGCCATCTTCAGAGATATCAATCAACTGATAGTCAGTACGGTTCACATGTGGAACctacaagaagaaaaaaaaagaagatcaatCTTGTGAGTCAAGTTACagagtttataaatgtttccgaATATCATACAGTACGCACATCACAGTTGTGGGAAGAAGGAACAATATCTTCGAGCTTCTTAGAAGTGAAGATATCGATAGCAACAAAGTGACACTTGGCGTGACCGTGCTTTCCAGTCTTGGAAGTCGAAACCTCAACCACCTATAAAGAAAACCCAATAAAGAATTAatgttttaaagtttaaagAGAAACCAACAAGAACTGTCTATCTTCCGACATAAACTAGATTCCATTGAAACCTATAAGAAACACAGCTTCTTTCGGTCCTAAACACCAAAGCACTGATCACCACGCCATGCAAATTTATAACAGTAAGCATATAAATGTAAAGACACAGAAAAGGGAGAAAAAGCAAAGAGAAAGGACCTTGCAGGGACGGCCCTTGATGACGATGTGACCACCCTTACGGATGTTACCAGCTTGCTGGGGATAGGTCTTTGAAGCTCCAGCGTCGCTTGACTCAAAGTGGTGCTCCTCGTCCGACATCTTCCACCGATCTGATCCACACACACACGCACGAAAACGTGTGGCAAAGTCAGTCGAGTGACATTTAGTTTTTATAGAACCttttgaaggagaagaagaagaacacgaAAGCCTGAGAGAGAGACGTGTTGCACTCTTAACTATTCCTTTTGGACCGTTGGATTAGCATTTCCTTTCTCAAATTTACCGTCCTGATTGATCGACATGTCGCGTGCAAATTACGCGGGGCCCTAAATTATCCTTTTgctttaattaattaaaaaagatgTCTTAATTAAAACTTGAAAGGCAGGTCGTAGAAGTTACGCTGTCGTGAGATTCTCTATGTAATTAGATGCGTAgaacacataatttttttttttctttttgatcaaagaaaacctaatagttaTTTCTGATTTTCATTCATAATAATTATGTGCTTGAAAGCAAAAACTTATGTACTGATGATAATTTTGGAGCTGAAACATTCTCATAGTGTGGAAGATTATACTTTGCCATGCTTAACGTGCTACCAAGAAACACACACAGTCAATTTGATGACAACCTTCATAGTGCTTTGCGTATCTGATCAAGACCGAGAATGCTTTAGATGCTTTGGCCTCACTGAAGCAAAACCACATTTACATTTGTTTGAGAGGAGGATAGACTTTAAAATCGACCGTTACAGCTCTAACTACAACTTTACAAGCAATCCCGTCTAAAGCCTTCTATGTTATTTTAATTGGCAAATGATAGACAAAAGCTGAGGCTGGAGAGTTGTGTTGTTTCAGGAGCAAGGCATAGATCACATGCCTCAGGCAGGGGCTGAATCAGACTAAAAGCGAACTACGATTAAAATCTGATCAACTGAAACCAAGATAGGGTTCTTGGATTCTTGCTATGAAAATCCGACCGACACAAACTATCGCCAAGAACATAGTTAAAACTTTGAAGAGATAagttgcatatatatatacacaatagGAGTTGTAAGAAACTTTCTTTGTTCCCTTACAGactaaaatttcaagaaaacaGACAAACAAGACACTGTTCAAGAATCCAACTCTAATAAGACCGTGCCCCCACTTCTTATTACTCCGGAACATAAAAGTCGAACCTGACATCCACAGAACCATCAAGGGTATCTTTGTAATCCCCATCGGATATAGATCCAACCTCGTCGACTTCTTGGTACTCTGCTTTCACCCTCCTAACAGGCACCGTGACCGAGTAAATGGTCCCCTGGTCACCGTCCGTGGCGACATTCAGCTGAACCTTCTCCTCCGACTCGATCTCCACGAAATCCGACAGCGCGTGAACGATGTTGTTGACGATTTTCCTTTTGGCTTCGTCGCTGACCGCGCACCTGTCCGAGAACAAGATCATCTTGAGCCGCTGCTTGGCGATCCTCGCGTTGGAGCTTCTCCTCGACGCCGCGCGGGAAGGGAAGATGATCTTCCAGGCGAGGTTTAAACGGTCGAAGAGACTCATGTTGATGGCGTTCAAGAGAAAGCTCTCTAGTACCTCTTGCTCAGCTGGGCTTGGCGATGATAGCTCGTAGTCTCCTCCGGTGTTCCTTGCAGAGAGCTTTGTTTTAACACGTGTGCTCACAAAGCTAGAGAAATCAACCTGCAAAATTCACAGGTAAAGAAATTGTAAAAATCAAGTAATTCTATAGCTAAAGACGATGTATGTGTTATAGAACAGAGAGACGGTTTACACTAAACCATCAATAGATGTTGCGATAGACACAAATGTAAACCGGTTAAGCTCTATACATAAAACGATTATTCTAATTATACAATGAGATTAACCGGTCAGTCTATTCTAATAGCATTccaagaagagaaagataagACACTGATTACTACGGAATCGGGAACAATGAGTCGCCAATTTGATCATAAACAGATCCAAATCTGCTTTAAAAGAGCAATTTTCGAAATCGTAGAGAAGAAGAAATCAGACCTTAGAAGAAGATAGTGGTGAAAGGCGTTTAGGATGGTGATGGTAAGGAGTTACTAAGCTCGCAGAGATCCTCAGATTCCCAGATATCGCCATTTTCTTCAACAAGTTCGAAATTTAATTTCTTCGCCTGAGAAGCGAATCTTTTTTTCCGGTCGTCTCTTCTCTTTCAGTTAAGAGTAGAAAGAGGGATACGATTTCGATTTCGAGAGTAAAAGGCTATCAAACAACATGAAAACGCTGTCGTATTGTGGTGCATACAAAAACGTGGTTGTTTCCTTGCTACCTAAACGCCGTCGTTTTCGCTCGCAAATGAAACGCTGTCGTTTAAGCCACCAAAACGGAAAAACGTAGTCGTTTCGTTGCAAATGAAAACGCGGTCGTAGTTGAGAAGCCAAACGCGAGGTTTACGAACTAGTGTCGCCGGCGAGAACCTGAGAGGCTTCTTCGGACCCCCATCCTATTATATATCTTTGCAATCTAATAAAGTCGAATTCTTTGGAGGAGAGTGACCTAAACCCCAAACAAGAAATTTTTCaactttttattgtattttctgTGAATGGGTAGATGGAGAGCAGTCggtgctcttcttcttcgtcgtaatcaattaatcaattcCTCCTCAAAGCCTCCATGTCTTTGGAGACGCCCGGCGATTGTTTTCCATAAAGCTTCTGGCTTTCTTAATTCCCGATTCTTCTCAGCGTTCCCTTCTCCGATTTCGATTTACAACAACGACTCTGACTCTGGGTCGGGCGATGTTTATCAAAGCTACGACTTTGGAACCAAGGAAGAGGAAGACAAAGGCAAAATCCCCATCAAAGCCTATTTTCTCAGCACTAGGTCCGTTTTTTTAATTTGAGTCTTAGTGTAGTGTTTCAAAGTTTTAACCTTTTTGGGCTTTACTACTAGAGATATAGTAGTGATGAGTGTTGTTGTGttgttttctttgtgttttcttttgggGCAGTATTGATTTGAAGGGGATGCAAGCTGACAACTTGTGCAATGTTGTTCCTCCTACCTCTCGCTCTACCAACTCCATCGCTCTCAGATTCTCTGATTCCTCTTCCGGAATCCCTGTAAGAATTTACTGTTATATTCAAGTTTCTATTCAACTTACTGTTTCCAAGTTTTAACAAGCTTGATGTTGGgttgttctctctctcttcttcttgaaaGACGTTGGACGAGAGGGAGAGTGTGAGCAACTGTCGGTTCATGGTTGTCTTTCAATACGGTTCTGCTGTTCTTTTCAATGTTGATGACTCTGACGTTGAGGCTTATCTCGACATTGTTCGTAGACATGCTTCTGGCCTTCTCACTGAAATGAGAAAAGACGGTCTCTATTCTATAACCCCATTCCTTGGCTTCTTCAtagctttttttgtttttttgtaatgaaCAACCTTTTTCTggatttttgtgtgtgtgttttagatTATGCTGTTAAGGAGAAGCCTCTGTTGACTGAGGAAATGAAAGGTGGGCCTGACTACATTGTTCTCAAAACTTTGGATACTAATAGCATCCGTATTATTGGGAGTGTGCTTGGACAAAGTATTGCGTTGGATTACTTTGTTTCTCAGGTAACCCTCTTCCTTCTCAACTGTCCGTAAAACGATACAAGTATCAGTTTTGATATTTATGATTCTGTCAGGTTGATAAGTTGGTGGAAGAGTTTGCTGGTATAAACCGTGCGATGGAGAAAACCGGAACTTTCACAATGCACAGGAAAAAGCTCTTCCAACTCGTTGGGAAGGCTAATTCTAATCTAGCTGACGTCATTCTCAGAGTTGGTCTCTTTGATAGgtaataataattttctatttactCTTTTTTCGTTTTTTAATACTATGCTCAATCTTGAACATTCGTGTGCTCTCATAGATCCGAGATTGCTTGGAGAGAGGCTAGATATGCGCTGATCTATGAGTACCTAAGAGAGGAGTACGAGGTTACTCAGAGATTTGGGAATCTAGACTTTAAGCTAAAGTTTGTAGAGGTATATATCTTCATTACATTTTACTCTTGTCAGTTTTCGTTGTTTTGAGTCTTTTTAAT
This Raphanus sativus cultivar WK10039 unplaced genomic scaffold, ASM80110v3 Scaffold0825, whole genome shotgun sequence DNA region includes the following protein-coding sequences:
- the LOC130503138 gene encoding eukaryotic translation initiation factor 5A-3, translating into MSDEEHHFESSDAGASKTYPQQAGNIRKGGHIVIKGRPCKVVEVSTSKTGKHGHAKCHFVAIDIFTSKKLEDIVPSSHNCDVPHVNRTDYQLIDISEDGFVSLLTDNGSTKDDLKLPTDETLLTQLKSGFEEGKDIVVSVMSAMGEEQMCALKEVAPK
- the LOC130503137 gene encoding cell division topological specificity factor homolog, chloroplastic-like, which produces MAISGNLRISASLVTPYHHHPKRLSPLSSSKVDFSSFVSTRVKTKLSARNTGGDYELSSPSPAEQEVLESFLLNAINMSLFDRLNLAWKIIFPSRAASRRSSNARIAKQRLKMILFSDRCAVSDEAKRKIVNNIVHALSDFVEIESEEKVQLNVATDGDQGTIYSVTVPVRRVKAEYQEVDEVGSISDGDYKDTLDGSVDVRFDFYVPE
- the LOC108828545 gene encoding protein RETARDED ROOT GROWTH, mitochondrial; translated protein: MGRWRAVGALLLRRNQLINSSSKPPCLWRRPAIVFHKASGFLNSRFFSAFPSPISIYNNDSDSGSGDVYQSYDFGTKEEEDKGKIPIKAYFLSTSIDLKGMQADNLCNVVPPTSRSTNSIALRFSDSSSGIPTLDERESVSNCRFMVVFQYGSAVLFNVDDSDVEAYLDIVRRHASGLLTEMRKDDYAVKEKPLLTEEMKGGPDYIVLKTLDTNSIRIIGSVLGQSIALDYFVSQVDKLVEEFAGINRAMEKTGTFTMHRKKLFQLVGKANSNLADVILRVGLFDRSEIAWREARYALIYEYLREEYEVTQRFGNLDFKLKFVEHNIHFLQEVMQNRRSDLLEWCIIFLLTLENILSIYEIVRESTGA